A genome region from Pseudomonas pergaminensis includes the following:
- the bamA gene encoding outer membrane protein assembly factor BamA, translated as MKRLLLTAVLTVLMIAEVHAESFTISDIRVNGLQRVSAGSVFGALPLNVGEQADDRRLVESTRALFKTGFFQDIQLGREGNVLVITVVERPSVASIEIEGNKAISTEDLMKGLKQSGLAEGEIFQRATLEGVRNELQRQYVAQGRYSATVETEVVPQPRNRVGLKVNINEGTVAAIQHINVVGNTKFADDDLIDLFELKTTNWLSFFKNDDKYAREKLSGDLERLRSYYLDRGYINMDIASTQVSITPDKKHVYITVNVNEGEKYKVRDVKLSGDLKVPEDQVKALLLVQKDQVFSRKLMTTTSELITRRLGNEGYTFANVNGVPTPHDDDHTVDITFVVDPGKRAYVNRINFRGNTKSADEVLRREMRQMEGGWASTYLIDQSKTRLERLGFFKEVNVETPAVPGVDDQVDVNYAVEEQASGSITASVGFAQSAGLILGGSITQNNFLGTGNRVSIGLTRSEYQSRYNFGYTDPYWTADGVSLGYNAFYRTTDYKDLDVDVASYAIDSLGAGVNVGYPISETSRLTFGLTAQQDEIKTGVYTVDEIFDFTRREGDKFLNFKASAGWSESTLNKGVLATRGHSQSLTLETTTPGSDLSFFKLDYRGQLFTPLSDNYTMRLHTELGYGDGYGSTNGLPFYENYYAGGFNSVRGFKDSTLGPRGTPSRGVGVTGNQGTVADSDNDPLPFGGNVLIQGGAEILFPLPFVKDQRSLRTSVFWDVGNVFDSKCEQIRNPSGVKSDTQCNDVSLSNLASSVGVGVTWVTALGPLSFALAMPIKKPDNAETQIFQFSLGQTF; from the coding sequence ATGAAACGTCTGCTGCTAACTGCGGTTCTCACCGTATTGATGATCGCCGAAGTTCACGCCGAGTCCTTCACTATCTCCGATATTCGCGTCAACGGCCTCCAGCGGGTTTCCGCAGGTAGCGTCTTTGGTGCTTTGCCGTTGAACGTTGGGGAACAGGCTGATGACCGTCGCCTGGTGGAATCCACTCGTGCGCTGTTCAAAACCGGTTTCTTTCAAGACATCCAACTGGGTCGCGAAGGTAACGTCCTGGTCATCACCGTGGTCGAGCGACCTTCCGTCGCCAGTATCGAGATCGAAGGCAACAAGGCGATCTCTACTGAAGACCTGATGAAAGGTCTGAAACAATCCGGCCTGGCCGAAGGCGAGATCTTCCAGCGCGCCACCCTCGAAGGTGTGCGTAACGAGCTGCAACGCCAGTACGTTGCCCAGGGTCGTTATTCTGCGACCGTGGAAACGGAAGTGGTCCCGCAGCCGCGTAACCGTGTCGGCCTCAAGGTCAACATCAACGAAGGCACCGTGGCGGCGATTCAGCACATCAACGTGGTGGGCAATACCAAGTTCGCTGATGACGACCTGATCGACCTGTTCGAACTCAAGACCACCAACTGGCTGTCGTTCTTCAAGAACGATGACAAGTACGCCCGTGAAAAACTCTCCGGTGACCTGGAACGCCTGCGTTCCTACTACCTGGACCGTGGCTATATCAATATGGATATCGCTTCGACCCAGGTGTCCATCACCCCGGACAAGAAGCACGTCTACATCACCGTCAACGTCAACGAAGGCGAGAAATACAAGGTTCGTGACGTAAAACTGAGCGGCGACCTTAAAGTGCCTGAAGACCAGGTCAAGGCGCTGTTGCTGGTGCAGAAAGACCAGGTGTTCTCGCGCAAGCTGATGACCACCACTTCCGAACTGATCACCCGCCGCCTGGGTAACGAAGGCTATACCTTTGCCAACGTCAATGGCGTACCGACGCCGCACGATGATGACCACACCGTGGACATCACCTTTGTCGTCGACCCGGGCAAGCGTGCCTACGTGAACCGTATCAACTTCCGCGGCAACACCAAGTCTGCGGACGAAGTACTGCGTCGTGAAATGCGTCAGATGGAAGGTGGCTGGGCGTCGACCTACCTGATCGACCAGTCCAAGACCCGTCTCGAGCGCCTGGGCTTCTTCAAGGAAGTCAACGTCGAAACCCCGGCTGTACCGGGTGTGGATGACCAGGTCGACGTGAACTACGCCGTTGAAGAACAAGCATCGGGTTCCATCACCGCCAGTGTCGGCTTCGCACAGAGCGCCGGTCTGATCCTCGGTGGTTCGATCACCCAGAACAACTTCCTGGGTACCGGTAACCGTGTGTCCATCGGCCTGACGCGAAGCGAATACCAGAGCCGATACAACTTCGGTTACACCGACCCCTACTGGACTGCTGACGGTGTGAGCCTGGGCTACAACGCCTTCTACCGCACCACCGACTACAAAGACCTCGACGTTGACGTTGCAAGCTATGCGATCGACAGCCTCGGTGCCGGTGTCAACGTTGGTTACCCGATCAGCGAGACCTCGCGCCTGACCTTCGGCCTGACTGCGCAACAGGATGAGATCAAGACCGGTGTATACACCGTGGACGAAATCTTTGACTTCACCCGTCGTGAAGGCGACAAGTTCCTGAACTTCAAGGCGTCTGCCGGCTGGTCCGAGTCGACCCTGAACAAAGGTGTACTGGCTACCCGTGGTCATTCCCAGAGCTTGACCCTGGAAACCACCACGCCGGGCAGTGACCTGTCGTTCTTCAAGCTCGACTACCGTGGCCAGCTGTTCACGCCGTTGAGCGACAATTACACCATGCGCCTGCACACCGAGTTGGGCTATGGCGATGGTTATGGTTCCACCAATGGTCTACCGTTCTACGAGAACTACTACGCGGGTGGCTTCAACTCCGTACGTGGCTTCAAGGACAGCACCTTGGGCCCACGTGGTACACCAAGCCGTGGTGTGGGTGTAACCGGTAACCAGGGTACTGTGGCTGACTCTGACAATGACCCGCTGCCGTTCGGTGGTAACGTGTTGATCCAGGGTGGTGCGGAGATCCTGTTCCCGCTGCCGTTCGTGAAAGATCAGCGTTCCCTGCGTACGTCGGTATTCTGGGACGTGGGTAACGTGTTCGACTCCAAGTGCGAGCAGATCCGTAACCCGAGCGGCGTTAAGTCCGACACACAGTGCAACGACGTGAGCCTCAGTAACCTGGCAAGCTCCGTGGGTGTGGGTGTGACCTGGGTGACTGCGCTTGGCCCATTGAGCTTTGCTCTGGCCATGCCGATCAAGAAACCGGATAACGCTGAAACCCAGATTTTCCAATTCTCCCTCGGCCAGACGTTCTAA
- the rseP gene encoding sigma E protease regulator RseP translates to MSALYMIVGTLVALGVLVTFHEFGHFWVARRCGVKVLRFSVGFGMPLVRWHDRRGTEFVIAAIPLGGYVKMLDEREGEVPADQLDQSFNRKTVRQRIAIVAAGPIANFLLAMVFFWVLAMLGSQQVRPVIGAVESDSIAAKAGLVAGQEIVSIDGEPTTGWGAVNLQLVRRLGESGIVNVVVREQDSTTETPRELALDHWLKGADEPDPIKSLGIRPWRPALPPVLAELDPKGPAQAAGLKTGDRLLALDGQPLGDWQQVVDLVRVRPDTKIVLKVERDGAQIDVPVTLSVRGEAKAAGGYLGAGVKGVDWPPSMVREVSYGPLAAIGEGAKRTWTMSVLTLESLKKMLFGELSVKNLSGPITIAKVAGASAQSGVADFLNFLAYLSISLGVLNLLPIPVLDGGHLLFYLVEWARGRPLSDRVQGWGIQIGISLVVGVMLLALVNDLGRL, encoded by the coding sequence ATGAGTGCGCTTTACATGATTGTCGGCACCCTGGTTGCTCTGGGTGTGCTGGTTACCTTCCACGAATTTGGCCACTTCTGGGTGGCGCGTCGTTGCGGCGTCAAGGTATTGCGCTTCTCCGTCGGTTTCGGCATGCCGCTGGTGCGCTGGCACGACCGCCGTGGCACCGAGTTCGTGATTGCGGCCATCCCGTTGGGCGGCTACGTCAAGATGCTCGATGAGCGTGAAGGCGAAGTTCCGGCGGATCAGTTGGACCAGTCCTTCAACCGCAAGACCGTTCGTCAGCGTATCGCCATTGTCGCTGCCGGCCCGATCGCCAATTTCCTGTTGGCGATGGTGTTCTTCTGGGTCCTGGCCATGTTGGGCAGCCAGCAGGTCCGTCCGGTGATCGGCGCGGTCGAGTCAGACAGTATTGCCGCCAAGGCCGGGCTGGTTGCCGGGCAAGAAATTGTTTCCATTGATGGCGAACCCACCACCGGTTGGGGCGCGGTCAATTTGCAGTTGGTGCGTCGCCTGGGTGAAAGCGGCATCGTCAATGTCGTGGTGCGCGAGCAGGATTCCACCACCGAGACCCCGCGTGAACTGGCCCTCGACCATTGGCTCAAGGGCGCTGACGAGCCTGACCCGATCAAGTCCCTGGGCATACGTCCATGGCGTCCGGCCCTGCCACCGGTGCTTGCCGAGCTGGATCCGAAAGGTCCGGCCCAGGCCGCCGGCCTCAAGACCGGCGATCGCCTGTTGGCCCTCGATGGCCAGCCATTGGGTGACTGGCAGCAGGTGGTCGATCTGGTTCGTGTACGGCCTGATACCAAAATTGTGCTGAAAGTTGAGCGCGACGGTGCTCAAATCGACGTCCCTGTGACCTTGTCGGTTCGTGGGGAAGCCAAGGCGGCCGGGGGTTACCTGGGTGCCGGGGTCAAAGGTGTCGACTGGCCGCCATCGATGGTGCGCGAGGTGAGCTACGGGCCGTTGGCGGCGATTGGCGAGGGTGCGAAACGCACTTGGACCATGAGCGTGCTGACCCTCGAATCCCTCAAGAAAATGTTGTTCGGCGAGCTCTCGGTAAAAAACTTGAGTGGACCGATAACCATTGCTAAAGTGGCGGGCGCTTCTGCCCAGTCGGGTGTCGCGGATTTCCTGAATTTCCTGGCTTATCTGAGTATTAGCCTGGGCGTTCTGAATTTGCTGCCCATTCCAGTATTGGATGGGGGGCATCTGTTGTTTTATCTGGTCGAGTGGGCGCGTGGTCGTCCCTTGTCGGATCGGGTGCAGGGTTGGGGGATACAGATCGGTATCAGTTTGGTGGTCGGGGTGATGTTATTAGCCTTGGTCAACGATCTGGGTCGACTGTAA
- a CDS encoding OmpH family outer membrane protein codes for MRKLTQLVLLATVLVATPAFAEMKIAVLNYQMALLESDAAKKYAVDAEKKFGPQLTKLKTLESSAKGIQDRLVAGGDKMQQGERERLELEFKQKARDYQFQSKELNEAKAVADREMLKQLKPKLDSAVEEVIKKGAFDLVFERGAVIDVKPQYDITRQVIERMNQLK; via the coding sequence GTGCGTAAGTTGACTCAATTGGTTCTGCTGGCAACCGTGCTGGTAGCGACCCCGGCCTTCGCCGAAATGAAAATCGCCGTGCTGAACTATCAGATGGCCCTGCTGGAATCCGATGCGGCCAAGAAGTACGCCGTGGACGCCGAGAAGAAGTTCGGTCCGCAACTGACCAAGCTCAAGACCCTGGAAAGCAGCGCCAAGGGCATCCAGGACCGCCTGGTTGCCGGTGGCGACAAGATGCAGCAAGGCGAGCGCGAGCGTCTGGAGCTTGAATTCAAGCAAAAGGCCCGTGACTACCAGTTCCAGTCCAAGGAGCTGAACGAAGCCAAGGCTGTTGCTGACCGTGAAATGCTGAAACAGCTGAAGCCGAAACTCGACAGCGCTGTGGAAGAAGTCATCAAGAAAGGTGCCTTTGACCTGGTGTTTGAGCGTGGCGCTGTAATCGACGTCAAGCCTCAATACGACATCACCCGCCAGGTGATCGAGCGCATGAACCAGCTGAAGTAA